The Bubalus kerabau isolate K-KA32 ecotype Philippines breed swamp buffalo chromosome X, PCC_UOA_SB_1v2, whole genome shotgun sequence genome has a segment encoding these proteins:
- the RLIM gene encoding E3 ubiquitin-protein ligase RLIM, which produces MESSDCNDKGSGDQSAAQRRSQMDRLDREEAFYQFVNNLSEEDYRLMRDNNLLGTPGESTEEELLRRLQQIKEGPPPQNSDENRGGDSSDDVSNGDSIIDWLNSVRQTGNTTRSGQRGNQSWRAVSRTNPNSGDFRFSLEINVNRNNGSQNPENENEPPTRRSSGESMDNNSQRQMENPRSETTSARPPRSERNSTEALTGEAPPTRGQRRARSRSPDHRRTRARAERSRSPLHPMSEIPRRSHHSISSQTFEHPLVNETEGSSRTRHHVTLRQQISGPDLLTRGLFAASGTRNASQGAGSSDTTGNGESTGSGQRPPTIVLDLQVRRVRPGEYRQRDSIASRTRSRSQTPNNTVTYESERGGFRRTFSRSERAGVRTYVSTIRIPIRRILNTGLSETTSVAIQTMLRQIMTGFGELSYFMYSDSDSEPSGSVSSRNMERSESRNGRGGSGGSSSSGSSSSSSPSSSSNGESSETSSEVFEGSNEGSSSSGSSGARREGRHRAPVTFDESGSLPFLSLAQFFLLNEDDDDQPRGLTKEQIDNLAMRSFGENDALKTCSVCITEYTEGNKLRKLPCSHEYHVHCIDRWLSENSTCPICRRAVLASGNRESVV; this is translated from the exons ATGGAAAGCTCAGATTGTAACGATAAAGGAAGTGGTGATCAGTCTGCAGCACAGCGCAGAAGTCAGATGGACCGCTTGGATCGGGAAGAAGCTTTCTATCAATTTGTAAATAACCTCAGTGAAGAAGATTATAGGCTTATGAGGGATAACAATTTGCTAGGCACCCCAG GTGAAAGTACTGAGGAAGAGTTGCTGAGGAGACTTCAACAAATTAAAGAGGGCCCACCACCACAAAACTCAGATGAAAATAGAG gtggAGACTCTTCAGATGATGTATCTAATGGTGACTCTATAATAGACTGGCTTAACTCAGTCAGACAAACTGGAAATACGACAAGAAGTGGGCAAAGAGGAAACCAATCTTGGAGAGCAGTGAGCCGGACTAATCCAAACAGTGGTGATTTCAGATTCAGTTTAGAGATCAATGTTAACCGTAATAATGGGAGCCAAAATCCAGAGAATGAAAATGAACCACCTACAAGACGTTCTAGTGGAGAAAGTATGGACAACAACAGCCAAAGACAAATGGAAAATCCACGATCTGAAACAACATCTGCAAGGCCACCCAGATCAGAACGAAATTCAACTGAAGCATTAACAGGAGAAGCCCCACCTACCAGAGGTCAGAGAAGGGCAAGAAGTAGGAGCCCAGACCATCGGAGAACCCGAGCAAGAGCTGAAAGAAGTAGATCACCTCTACATCCAATGAGTGAAATTCCACGAAGATCTCATCATAGTATCTCATCTCAGACTTTTGAGCATCCTTTGGTAAATGAGACTGAAGGAAGTTCTAGAACCCGGCACCATGTGACATTAAGACAGCAAATAAGTGGACCTGACTTACTAACTAGAGGTCTTTTTGCAGCTTCTGGAACAAGAAATGCCTCACAAGGAGCAGGATCTTCAGACACAACTGGCAATGGTGAATCTACAGGATCAGGCCAGAGACCTCCAACCATAGTCCTTGATCTTCAAGTAAGAAGAGTTCGTCCTGGAGAATATCGGCAGAGAGATAGCATAGCTAGCAGAACTCGGTCAAGGTCTCAGACGCCAAACAACACCGTCACTtatgaaagtgaacgaggaggTTTTAGGCGTACGTTTTCACGTTCTGAGCGAGCAGGTGTGAGAACCTATGTCAGTACCATCAGAATTCCAATTCGTAGAATCTTGAATACTGGTTTAAGTGAGACTACATCTGTTGCAATTCAGACCATGTTAAGGCAGATAATGACAGGTTTTGGTGAGTTAAGCTACTTTATGTACAGTGATAGTGATTCAGAGCCTAGTGGCTCAGTCTCGAGTCGAAATATGGAAAGGTCAGAGTCACGGAATGGAAGAGGGGGTTCTGGTGGTAGTAGCAGTTCTGGTTCAAGTTCCAGTTCGAGTCCTAGTTCCAGTTCCAATGGTGAAAGTTCAGAGACTAGCTCAGAGGTATTTGAAGGCAGTAATGAAGGAAGCTCATCATCAGGCTCATCAGGTGCCAGGCGAGAGGGTCGACACAGGGCCCCAGTAACATTTGATGAAAGTGGCTCTCTGCCCTTCCTTAGTCTCGCTCAGTTTTTCCTCTTAAATGAGGATgatgatgaccaacctagaggaCTCACCAAAGAACAGATTGACAACTTGGCAATGAGAAGTTTTGGTGAAAACGATGCATTAAAAACCTGTAGTGTTTGCAttacagaatacacagaaggcaACAAACTTCGTAAACTACCTTGTTCCCATGAGTACCATGTCCACTGCATCGATCGCTGGTTATCTGAGAATTCTACTTGTCCTATTTGTCGCAGAGCAGTCTTAGCTTCTGGTAACAGAGAAAGTGTTGTGTGA